One window of the Borreliella burgdorferi B31 genome contains the following:
- a CDS encoding ParA family protein — MDTKKPKIITIASIKGGVGKSTSSIIFATLLAQKYKVLLIDLDTQASTTSYFCKKLENQKIDLVNKNIYRVLKDTLDVNNAIVNIKENLDLIPSYITLHKFSNEFIPHQELRLKDSLIFLKQDYDYIVVDTNPSLDFTLSNALITSNCVIVPMTAEKWAIESLDLLEFHIENLKIKIPIFLLVTRFKKNNTHKELLKYVESRERFLGFIHEREDLNKKIAGNNEFNMDKDYINEYKEALSKFFEIY; from the coding sequence ATGGATACTAAAAAACCTAAAATAATAACAATAGCGTCAATCAAGGGCGGTGTTGGGAAAAGTACGAGTTCAATAATATTTGCGACATTATTAGCTCAAAAATATAAAGTATTATTAATAGACCTAGATACTCAAGCATCTACTACCAGTTATTTTTGTAAAAAACTTGAAAATCAAAAAATTGATCTTGTCAATAAAAACATATACAGAGTATTAAAAGATACATTAGATGTAAATAATGCAATTGTAAATATTAAAGAGAATTTAGATTTAATACCAAGTTACATAACTTTGCATAAATTTTCAAATGAATTTATACCCCATCAAGAGTTGAGATTAAAAGATAGTTTAATCTTTTTAAAGCAAGATTATGATTATATAGTAGTAGATACTAATCCTAGTTTAGATTTTACTTTATCAAACGCTTTAATAACTAGCAATTGTGTAATAGTTCCAATGACGGCAGAAAAATGGGCAATAGAAAGTTTAGATTTATTAGAATTTCATATTGAAAATTTAAAAATAAAAATACCAATTTTTCTTCTTGTGACAAGGTTTAAAAAAAACAATACTCATAAAGAATTATTAAAATATGTTGAATCTAGGGAAAGATTTTTGGGATTTATTCATGAAAGAGAAGATTTAAACAAAAAAATTGCGGGCAATAATGAATTCAATATGGATAAAGACTATATTAATGAATATAAAGAAGCATTATCAAAATTTTTTGAGATATATTAA
- a CDS encoding chromosome replication/partitioning protein, with the protein MKIELNKRILASGIDPDGKKEVITNEDRIAHYNALKDRLKANFRKEIYHKLDSIKILKEIKDNQYYKIDGYKKFDYFIKDYKIARSQAYNYLKLATALQEGILKEDYLIENGIHNSLDLIKDKESPTLKKSKQNPIKPLRFQLKNQESYDFYKSNAKFTGFLLDKLFMDKKEIIKIIMKEYKQLKG; encoded by the coding sequence ATGAAAATAGAATTAAATAAAAGAATTTTGGCATCAGGGATAGATCCCGATGGTAAAAAAGAAGTGATTACCAATGAAGATAGAATTGCTCATTATAATGCTTTGAAAGATAGATTAAAGGCTAATTTTAGAAAAGAAATATATCATAAATTGGATAGCATCAAAATTTTGAAAGAAATAAAGGATAATCAATATTATAAAATTGATGGATATAAAAAATTTGACTATTTTATAAAAGATTATAAAATAGCTAGAAGTCAAGCTTATAATTACTTAAAATTAGCAACTGCGTTGCAAGAAGGAATTCTTAAAGAAGATTATTTAATAGAAAATGGCATTCATAATTCTCTTGATTTAATAAAGGATAAAGAAAGTCCAACATTAAAAAAGTCTAAACAAAATCCAATAAAACCTCTAAGATTTCAACTTAAAAATCAAGAAAGTTATGATTTTTATAAAAGCAATGCTAAATTTACGGGATTCTTGTTAGATAAATTATTTATGGATAAAAAAGAAATAATTAAAATAATTATGAAAGAATATAAACAATTAAAGGGATAA
- the bdr gene encoding Bdr family repetitive protein, whose amino-acid sequence MNNLANRTFNIGNIKNEFLEIGFSEEAIDFVFLHNDNYNFEFLKEKLINLEKNLQKDISNLDIKINNVKNELNAKIDSVEKNLQKDISSLDIKIDSVEKNLQKDISSLNTKIDSVEKNLQKDISSLNTKIDSVEKSLQKDISNLNTKIDSVEKSLNQKLSMGNRLVHFMIITAAILGPILNALFMRYLQYIK is encoded by the coding sequence ATGAACAATTTAGCTAACAGAACGTTTAACATAGGAAATATAAAAAACGAATTTTTAGAAATAGGATTTAGCGAAGAGGCAATAGATTTTGTTTTTCTTCATAATGATAATTATAACTTTGAGTTTTTAAAAGAGAAATTGATTAATTTAGAGAAGAATTTACAAAAAGATATATCTAATTTAGATATCAAAATAAATAATGTTAAAAACGAACTTAATGCTAAAATAGATAGTGTAGAGAAGAATTTACAAAAAGATATATCTAGTTTAGATATCAAAATAGATAGTGTAGAAAAGAATTTACAAAAAGATATATCTAGTTTAAACACCAAAATAGATAGTGTAGAAAAGAATTTACAAAAAGATATATCTAGTTTAAACACCAAAATAGATAGCGTAGAAAAGAGTTTGCAAAAAGATATATCTAATTTAAACACCAAAATAGATAGTGTAGAAAAGAGTTTGAATCAAAAACTTAGCATGGGTAACAGACTAGTACATTTTATGATAATAACAGCAGCAATTCTAGGTCCAATTTTAAATGCCCTATTTATGAGGTATTTACAATACATCAAATAA
- a CDS encoding DUF244 domain-containing protein: protein MENLSNNNNPQENIQGELKMISINQQSFTGCEIFEEKSSPIKEKSKLSKIGKKLPGISSQECFRFNRNIDFSVQRNKLDKYGASEVGNILVGGAGLKDLMINRVLKYFNMSLPFEENLYMLKGKELENLGFREFVKAYGDNIDILYKNKYANGVDKYNYFKKMGSSETLVGSTIDGWFINNNGDLELLEIKSSDSNYMSSAIAEYNKNGNFLSSKYFFKYYVQAQMQLACTGLEYCNLFFLIDAAPINCKIKRDEALISKVFEFVNKCELEIINLKKDIYSNYREEYLMAHNFNEDTFIKLVEDLVERSDFYSSGVEFDWAREFIEYVDCTDLEIKDNQSAENLAYDLMEIDSLQKELNRIQNENKKREKPIKDRLKMLIYNITNTYPLIEQLNYKFGEFVFTLDPKKRAISDRLKGLLPTSGTVFFPSNIAFTNSVSVPM from the coding sequence ATGGAAAATCTTTCAAACAATAATAATCCACAAGAAAATATTCAAGGAGAGCTCAAAATGATAAGTATTAATCAACAAAGTTTTACTGGTTGTGAAATATTTGAGGAAAAATCTTCTCCCATTAAAGAAAAAAGTAAATTAAGTAAGATAGGCAAGAAATTGCCAGGAATAAGTAGTCAAGAATGTTTTAGATTTAATCGCAATATTGATTTTAGTGTGCAAAGAAACAAGTTAGATAAATACGGTGCTAGTGAAGTAGGCAATATTCTTGTTGGTGGTGCGGGGCTGAAAGATTTAATGATAAACAGAGTGCTTAAATATTTTAATATGAGTCTACCTTTTGAAGAAAATTTATATATGCTCAAGGGCAAAGAGTTAGAGAATTTAGGATTTAGAGAGTTTGTTAAAGCATACGGTGATAATATTGATATTTTATATAAAAATAAATATGCCAACGGAGTTGATAAGTATAATTATTTCAAAAAAATGGGCAGTTCAGAAACTTTAGTGGGCTCAACAATTGATGGCTGGTTTATTAATAATAATGGCGATTTAGAACTATTAGAGATTAAAAGTAGCGACTCTAATTATATGAGTAGTGCTATTGCTGAGTACAATAAAAATGGCAATTTTTTAAGCAGTAAATATTTTTTCAAATATTATGTACAAGCACAAATGCAGCTAGCATGCACTGGGCTTGAGTATTGTAATTTGTTCTTTTTAATAGATGCTGCACCAATTAACTGTAAGATTAAAAGAGATGAGGCCTTAATATCAAAAGTGTTTGAATTTGTTAATAAATGTGAATTAGAAATTATAAATTTGAAAAAAGATATTTATAGTAACTATAGAGAGGAATACTTAATGGCACATAATTTTAACGAGGATACGTTTATAAAACTTGTTGAAGATTTAGTAGAAAGGAGTGATTTTTATAGTTCTGGAGTTGAGTTTGATTGGGCAAGAGAATTTATAGAATATGTTGATTGTACAGACCTTGAAATTAAGGATAATCAATCTGCTGAAAATCTTGCGTATGATTTAATGGAGATTGATAGTCTACAAAAAGAATTAAATAGAATCCAAAACGAAAATAAAAAAAGAGAAAAGCCCATTAAAGATAGGTTGAAGATGCTAATTTACAATATTACAAATACATATCCACTAATTGAGCAGCTAAATTATAAATTTGGAGAGTTTGTGTTTACTCTTGACCCTAAGAAAAGGGCAATATCAGATAGATTGAAGGGACTACTACCAACAAGTGGTACAGTATTTTTCCCTAGCAATATAGCATTTACAAATAGTGTTAGTGTCCCCATGTGA
- a CDS encoding DUF261 domain-containing protein, protein MLINKIKQDNRTLRPEIQKWGCYFLCLHYYTSLFKKREFNAYEINAAYYRFIGLGYIKSNCFIINPCMILNYYGIRSSVRYESLNYLGAANEFEISEVKIDKVNGYHFIATKNKEILYDSLDLKPRGKIFKVTSKRIFRLK, encoded by the coding sequence ATGCTTATTAATAAAATAAAACAAGATAATAGAACTTTAAGACCGGAGATACAAAAATGGGGTTGTTACTTTTTGTGTCTACATTATTATACAAGCCTATTTAAGAAACGTGAATTTAATGCTTATGAGATAAATGCAGCGTATTATAGATTTATAGGACTTGGATACATTAAGAGTAATTGTTTTATTATAAATCCATGTATGATACTTAATTATTACGGAATTAGAAGTAGCGTGAGATATGAATCTTTAAATTATTTAGGTGCAGCCAATGAATTTGAAATAAGTGAAGTTAAAATCGATAAGGTTAATGGATATCACTTTATAGCAACAAAAAATAAAGAAATATTATATGATTCACTTGACTTGAAGCCTCGTGGGAAAATATTTAAAGTAACTTCAAAGCGTATATTTAGACTAAAGTAG